A stretch of Ectothiorhodospiraceae bacterium BW-2 DNA encodes these proteins:
- a CDS encoding VrlD — MIVRRKGGLTEFIPTPQEKRDGLIRDHALGLLENLHQRLARLERASKLPADEAEAFTALLARMRADESRNLELHASLITGETASG; from the coding sequence ATGATTGTTCGACGCAAAGGCGGCCTGACCGAGTTCATCCCCACGCCGCAGGAGAAGCGCGACGGCCTGATCCGCGACCACGCTCTGGGCCTGCTGGAAAATCTGCACCAGCGCCTGGCGCGGCTGGAACGGGCATCAAAGCTCCCGGCCGACGAAGCGGAGGCCTTCACGGCGCTGCTGGCGCGGATGCGGGCCGACGAGTCGCGCAACCTCGAGCTGCACGCCAGCCTGATCACCGGCGAAACCGCTTCCGGCTGA